The Klebsiella africana sequence CCGTACACGGCCTCGATGCTGACGGACAGTACAGCTCCGCGCGCGACATGGCGCTGATTGGCCAGGCGCTGATCCGCGATGTGCCGAACGAGTACTCCATTTATCGTGAGAAAGAGTTCACCTTTAACGGTATTCGCCAGCTGAACCGTAATGGCCTGCTGTGGGATAACAGCCTGAACGTTGACGGCATTAAAACCGGCCATACCGACAAAGCGGGCTACAACCTTGTCGCCTCTGCCACCGAAGGCCAGATGCGTCTTATCTCGGCGGTCATGGGCGGGCGTACTTTCAAAGGCCGTGAGTCGGAAAGTAAAAAACTGCTGACCTGGGGCTTCCGCTTCTTTGAAACCGTCAATCCAATTAAGGCCGGCAAAGAATTTGCGTCTGAACCCGCCTGGTTCGGCGACAGCGATCGCGCCTCGCTGGGGGTGGATAAAGATGTTTATCTGACTATTCCGCGCGGCCGGATGAAAGATCTCAAAGCCAGCTATGTGCTGAATAACACTGAACTGCACGCCCCACTGCAGAAAAACCAGGTGGTCGGCACTATCAACTTCCAGTTGGATGGTAAAGTCATCGATCAGCGTCCGCTGGTGGTGCTGCAGGAAATTCCGGAGGGGAATTTCTTCGGCAAAATTATTGATTACATTAAATTAATGTTCCATCACTGGTTTGGTTAAATATTGAGCACTTGAAAGTGTGATTTCCATCCCCATATACTATTCATCCAAGTAACTCATAACTCCCGCCCTTGGTGGGAGTTATTATTTTGTCGTAACACCGGAGCTGACATGAAAACCAAACTTAACGAACTGCTTGAATTCCCTACACCATTTACTTACAAAGTAATGGGGCAGGCGTTGCCGGAGCTGGTTGATCAGGTGGTGGAAGTGGTACAGCGCCATGCGCCTGGTGATTACTCGCCGTCAGTAAAACCGAGCAGCAAAGGTAACTACCACTCGGTCTCCATCACCATCAACGCCACCCACATTGAACAGGTGGAAACCCTGTACGAAGAGTTAGGTAATATCGACATCGTACGGATGGTGCTGTAACCTTTTCCCTGACCCGGCCGTCGTGCCGGGTCCTCTCATTTCCTTCTTCGTGGCTGTGATATACTCCCCG is a genomic window containing:
- the dacA gene encoding D-alanyl-D-alanine carboxypeptidase DacA; protein product: MKTSFTARLLITALSVAALSSAARADDLNIKTMIPGAPQIDAESWILIDYNSGKVLAENNADSRRDPASLTKMMTSYVIGQAMKAGKFKESDLVTVGNDAWATGNPVFKGSSLMFLKPGMQVPVSQLIRGINLQSGNDACVAMADYVAGSQDAFVSLMNNYVNALGLKNTHFQTVHGLDADGQYSSARDMALIGQALIRDVPNEYSIYREKEFTFNGIRQLNRNGLLWDNSLNVDGIKTGHTDKAGYNLVASATEGQMRLISAVMGGRTFKGRESESKKLLTWGFRFFETVNPIKAGKEFASEPAWFGDSDRASLGVDKDVYLTIPRGRMKDLKASYVLNNTELHAPLQKNQVVGTINFQLDGKVIDQRPLVVLQEIPEGNFFGKIIDYIKLMFHHWFG
- the ybeD gene encoding DUF493 family protein YbeD, whose translation is MKTKLNELLEFPTPFTYKVMGQALPELVDQVVEVVQRHAPGDYSPSVKPSSKGNYHSVSITINATHIEQVETLYEELGNIDIVRMVL